One Triticum dicoccoides isolate Atlit2015 ecotype Zavitan chromosome 4B, WEW_v2.0, whole genome shotgun sequence genomic window carries:
- the LOC119290628 gene encoding protein ETHYLENE-INSENSITIVE 3-like 1a: MMGGGLLMDQGMAFSGVHNFVDLLQQNGADKNLGFGSLMPQTSSGDQCVMGEGDLVDPPTDNFPDAGEDDSDDDVDDIEELERRMWRDRMKLKRLKELQQSRGKEQAAGGGGVGDGLKPRQSQEQARRKKMSRAQDGILKYMLKMMEVCRAQGFVYGIIPEKGKPVSGASDNLRAWWKEKVRFDRNGPAAIAKYQADNAMPGSESELASGTTSPHSLQELQDTTLGSLLSALMQHCDPPQRRFPLEKGISPPWWPSGDEEWWPELGIPKDQGPPPYKKPHDLKKAWKVSVLTAVIKHMSPDIEKIRRLVRQSKCLQDKMTAKEISTWLAVVKQEEELFMRLHPGARPPASAGGIASAISFNASSSEYDVDVADDCKGDEAGTHKMAMADPTAFNLGAAILNDKFLMQAPMKEETADMEYVQKRSAVAAEPELMLNNRVYTCNNVQCPHSDYGYGFLDRNARTNHQYTCKYNDPLPPSAENKAAPPAPPQVFPAAYNQPNHGLNNLDFGLPMDGQRSIAELMNMYDTAFPANNKNMGNDDVTIIERPNAITPVTQMDEGFFGQGNGIGGNGDSMFSDVSNMMQQQQQQPQQPQQQQQQAPAQQQFFIRDDAQFGNQMGSISGASDFRFGSGFNMSGTVDYPQKNDGPNWYY, encoded by the coding sequence ATGATGGGAGGTGGGCTGCTGATGGATCAGGGCATGGCCTTCTCCGGCGTGCACAACTTCGTGGATCTGCTCCAGCAGAACGGCGCCGACAAGAACCTCGGCTTCGGCTCCCTTATGCCGCAGACTTCCTCCGGCGACCAGTGCGTCATGGGCGAGGGCGACCTCGTGGACCCGCCGACTGACAACTTCCCGGACGCCGGGGAggacgacagcgacgacgatgtGGATGACATCGAGGAGCTGGAGCGCCGCATGTGGCGCGACCGCATGAAGCTCAAGCGCCTCAAGGAGCTGCAGCAGAGCCGCGGCAAGGAGcaggccgccggcggcggcggggtgggcgACGGACTGAAGCCGCGGCAGTCGCAGGAGCAGGCGCGCCGCAAGAAGATGTCGCGCGCGCAGGACGGCATCCTCAAGTACATGCTCAAGATGATGGAGGTGTGCCGCGCCCAGGGGTTCGTCTACGGCATCATTCCGGAGAAGGGCAAGCCCGTGAGCGGCGCCTCTGACAACCTCCGTGCCTGGTGGAAGGAGAAGGTCCGCTTCGACCGGAACGGCCCGGCCGCCATCGCCAAGTACCAGGCCGACAACGCCATGCCGGGCTCCGAGAGCGAGCTGGCTTCCGGCACCACCAGCCCGCACTCGCTGCAGGAGCTGCAGGACACCACGCTGGGCTCGCTGCTCTCGGCGCTCATGCAGCACTGCGATCCCCCGCAGCGAAGGTTCCCGCTCGAGAAGGGCATCTCTCCTCCATGGTGGCCGTCCGGCGACGAGGAGTGGTGGCCGGAGCTTGGCATCCCCAAGGACCAGGGCCCGCCCCCGTACAAGaaaccccatgacctcaagaaGGCTTGGAAGGTGAGCGTGCTCACCGCTGTCATCAAGCACATGTCGCCCGACATCGAGAAGATCCGGCGCCTCGTCCGCCAGTCCAAGTGCCTCCAGGACAAGATGACCGCCAAGGAGATCTCCACCTGGCTGGCCGTGGTCAAGCAGGAAGAGGAGCTGTTCATGAGGCTGCACCCGGGCGCTCGCCCTCCAGCGTCTGCCGGCGGCATCGCCAGTGCCATATCATTCAACGCCAGCTCGAGTGAGTACGACGTTGACGTCGCCGACGACTGCAAGGGCGATGAGGCCGGCACCCACAAGATGGCCATGGCCGATCCAACCGCCTTCAACCTCGGCGCGGCCATCCTGAATGACAAGTTCCTCATGCAAGCGCCCATGAAAGAGGAGACCGCGGACATGGAGTATGTCCAGAAGAGGAGCGCGGTGGCCGCCGAGCCGGAGCTGATGCTGAACAACCGCGTCTACACCTGCAACAACGTCCAGTGCCCACACAGCGACTACGGGTACGGATTCCTTGATCGGAATGCACGCACCAACCACCAGTACACCTGCAAGTACAATGATCCCCTCCCGCCAAGCGCGGAGAACAAGGCAGCGCCACCTGCGCCGCCGCAAGTCTTCCCGGCAGCCTACAACCAGCCGAACCATGGGCTCAACAACCTGGATTTTGGCCTGCCCATGGATGGGCAGAGGTCCATCGCCGAGCTAATGAACATGTACGACACCGCCTTCCCCGCCAACAACAAGAACATGGGCAACGACGACGTCACCATTATAGAGAGGCCCAATGCCATCACCCCGGTAACGCAGATGGACGAGGGTTTCTTTGGACAGGGCAATGGAATTGGAGGCAATGGCGACAGTATGTTCAGTGATGTCAGTAACatgatgcagcagcagcagcagcaaccacaacagccacagcagcagcagcagcaggccccGGCGCAGCAGCAGTTCTTCATCCGTGACGACGCGCAGTTCGGCAACCAGATGGGCAGCATCTCCGGCGCATCGGATTTCAGGTTCGGCTCTGGCTTCAACATGTCCGGCACCGTCGACTACCCGCAGAAGAACGACGGCCCAAATTGGTACTACTGA